In Cedecea neteri, a single genomic region encodes these proteins:
- a CDS encoding FAD-dependent oxidoreductase — protein sequence MITIIGAGVAGPLLAYMLHRQGIAVCILEADASLDSRHQGGMLNLNEGTGKPALRAAGLYEAAMALVLEGADATLMRDKNGHILYQDEGDGSRPEVDRGALRKLVVEALPEGIISWNSRVTSIEPKGTGFHLKLDDGSTHICDALVGADGAWSKVRPLLTAQKPLYSGITFVELRYPNVSQQYPAVKALVDKGSLFALSEGRGIMAHCEPGDEISAYAAIPVPEAQSRRTFTRDELAEHYRDWGECYREMLVNSEGPLVARPIYVLPTGEFWEAEGNVTLIGDAAHVMSPFAGEGVNLAMADAVDLAHAIISQPSSLEDAFKVYQEAMAARTVRFQQESAANFAMGFAADAPRELMALFTGLGSQD from the coding sequence ATGATAACCATTATTGGCGCTGGCGTGGCAGGGCCGCTGCTGGCTTACATGTTGCACCGCCAGGGTATTGCGGTCTGCATCCTTGAGGCCGATGCTTCTCTGGATTCACGCCATCAGGGTGGCATGCTCAATCTGAACGAAGGCACGGGTAAACCTGCACTTCGAGCGGCGGGATTGTATGAAGCCGCAATGGCTCTGGTGCTGGAGGGGGCGGATGCAACGCTGATGCGTGATAAAAACGGCCATATCTTGTATCAGGATGAAGGTGATGGCTCCCGCCCGGAAGTTGACCGTGGCGCGTTGCGCAAGCTAGTGGTAGAGGCCTTGCCTGAGGGGATCATCAGTTGGAACAGCCGGGTCACGTCCATTGAACCAAAAGGAACAGGCTTTCATCTTAAGCTGGATGACGGCAGCACGCATATTTGCGATGCCCTGGTGGGAGCTGACGGTGCGTGGTCGAAGGTCAGGCCTTTGTTAACGGCTCAGAAACCGCTTTATTCCGGGATAACTTTTGTTGAGCTGCGCTACCCGAACGTAAGCCAGCAATATCCTGCTGTGAAAGCGCTGGTGGACAAGGGCTCGTTGTTTGCTCTGAGTGAAGGCCGGGGCATCATGGCTCACTGTGAACCTGGAGACGAGATTTCAGCCTATGCCGCCATTCCCGTACCGGAAGCGCAATCGCGCAGAACCTTTACTCGTGATGAACTGGCTGAACACTACCGTGACTGGGGCGAATGCTACCGCGAGATGTTAGTCAACAGTGAGGGGCCGCTGGTTGCCAGGCCGATCTATGTGTTACCTACCGGGGAGTTCTGGGAGGCAGAGGGAAATGTGACCCTGATTGGTGATGCCGCGCATGTTATGTCGCCTTTTGCCGGGGAGGGCGTGAATCTGGCGATGGCGGATGCCGTCGATCTCGCCCATGCCATCATTTCCCAGCCTTCCAGCCTGGAGGATGCTTTTAAGGTCTATCAGGAGGCAATGGCTGCACGAACCGTTCGTTTTCAGCAGGAGTCTGCCGCGAATTTTGCCATGGGGTTTGCGGCTGATGCGCCGCGGGAACTGATGGCGTTATTCACGGGGTTAGGATCGCAGGATTAG
- a CDS encoding LysR family transcriptional regulator: MPLHPGTKNHSDLDLGSLRVFVAIAESGSFVAGGKALGLTRSAAGKAIARLEAQLETRLFNRTTRSVALTRDGYGFYERCAQILQDIEEAEASVRQNFSSPSGVLRLSVPETWGKVVLLPFLKDIMAAYPRLDIEVNFTDRVVDLVAEGVDLSLRLGDLPKDSQLIARTVQHIRPHLFASPDYLASSGMPGSPEDLHLHQRLIYGLSPQTTNWTLFTASNESVVIEGHSRIRFDSGEAICAAAVAGLGIAFLPAFLVARHVAEGTLVPVLPELGGTPLSVNVVYPNRKNLAAKVRLFIDSLVKHMDH; the protein is encoded by the coding sequence ATGCCGCTCCACCCAGGCACTAAAAACCATTCAGACCTCGATCTCGGCAGCCTGCGAGTTTTCGTGGCTATCGCGGAAAGCGGGAGCTTTGTCGCCGGAGGAAAGGCGCTGGGGTTAACCCGCTCAGCCGCAGGTAAAGCGATTGCACGCCTTGAAGCGCAGTTGGAAACACGACTATTTAATCGCACAACGAGAAGCGTCGCTCTGACCCGCGATGGCTACGGTTTTTATGAACGCTGTGCGCAGATTTTGCAGGATATTGAAGAAGCGGAAGCCAGTGTCCGGCAGAATTTTTCCAGCCCCAGCGGAGTGCTTCGGCTCAGCGTCCCGGAAACGTGGGGCAAAGTCGTGCTGCTACCTTTTCTGAAGGACATCATGGCGGCCTACCCGAGACTGGATATTGAAGTCAATTTCACCGACCGCGTGGTGGACCTCGTCGCGGAGGGGGTCGATCTCAGCCTCCGGCTGGGTGATTTACCGAAAGATTCGCAGCTTATTGCTCGAACCGTGCAGCACATTCGCCCTCATCTGTTTGCTTCCCCGGACTACCTGGCCAGTTCAGGTATGCCGGGTTCGCCGGAAGATCTTCACCTGCACCAGCGGCTGATTTACGGCCTGAGCCCTCAAACGACAAACTGGACGCTGTTCACGGCCAGCAATGAGAGCGTGGTGATTGAAGGGCACAGCAGGATCCGCTTCGACAGCGGAGAGGCTATTTGCGCCGCCGCTGTGGCAGGCTTAGGCATTGCTTTTCTGCCAGCTTTTCTCGTTGCCCGGCATGTCGCAGAGGGCACACTGGTGCCTGTACTGCCTGAATTAGGCGGCACGCCACTGAGCGTGAACGTGGTGTACCCTAATCGGAAAAATCTGGCAGCCAAAGTGAGGCTGTTTATCGACAGCCTGGTGAAGCATATGGACCATTAA